A genome region from Sediminispirochaeta bajacaliforniensis DSM 16054 includes the following:
- a CDS encoding D-ribose ABC transporter substrate-binding protein, with product MKKTAIIFLLLTFMTVGLWASGDQEAKSEKKGNTIFIITPSHDNPFFKTEAVAADDEATKMGYATTVLSHDDDANLQDQQFDTAIAAGALAIIVDNAGADATIGPVRRAKEAGIPSFLIDREINETGLAVSQIVSNNYQGAVIGAEKFVELMGEKGKFVELVGKESDTNAGIRSKGYHEILDQYPALEMVARQSANWSQTEAYEKMESILQANPDIKGVICGNDTMAMGAMAALKAAGMGDVIVVGFDGSNDVRDSILAGDIKATVLQTCAYNARLAVQQADKYIKTGSTGAPEKQLTDCVLIDSSNAEKLDNFVLEQ from the coding sequence GTGAAAAAAACTGCGATTATTTTTCTTTTGCTAACGTTTATGACCGTTGGATTGTGGGCGTCCGGAGATCAGGAGGCAAAATCGGAAAAAAAGGGTAATACCATCTTTATTATTACTCCTTCCCATGACAACCCCTTTTTCAAAACCGAAGCTGTGGCCGCCGACGACGAGGCAACGAAAATGGGATACGCAACAACGGTGCTTTCCCATGATGACGATGCGAACCTGCAGGATCAGCAGTTCGACACCGCCATTGCCGCCGGTGCACTGGCCATCATCGTGGATAATGCAGGCGCCGACGCAACGATCGGTCCCGTACGACGGGCAAAAGAGGCGGGGATCCCCAGCTTTCTTATCGACCGTGAGATCAATGAAACAGGCCTTGCCGTCAGTCAGATCGTATCGAACAACTATCAGGGTGCGGTTATCGGGGCCGAAAAATTCGTCGAGTTGATGGGTGAGAAAGGAAAGTTTGTGGAACTGGTGGGTAAAGAATCGGACACCAATGCGGGTATTCGGTCAAAGGGGTATCATGAGATCCTCGACCAATATCCGGCCCTTGAGATGGTTGCCAGGCAAAGTGCGAACTGGAGCCAAACCGAAGCCTATGAAAAGATGGAATCGATCCTGCAGGCCAATCCCGATATCAAAGGTGTTATCTGCGGTAATGATACCATGGCAATGGGAGCTATGGCTGCTCTAAAGGCTGCAGGTATGGGTGATGTTATCGTTGTCGGCTTCGATGGCTCAAACGATGTACGTGATTCTATTCTTGCGGGTGACATCAAGGCTACCGTTCTCCAAACCTGTGCATATAATGCCCGCCTTGCCGTTCAGCAGGCAGACAAATACATCAAGACAGGTTCAACAGGGGCCCCCGAAAAACAGCTTACCGACTGCGTGCTCATCGACAGCAGCAATGCGGAAAAATTGGACAATTTCGTACTGGAGCAGTAG
- a CDS encoding DUF2291 family protein: MMIRDSAPPVFGLMLVVFLTFGSGCTIVRHDDEQENEDGGISIYFDTGEFDAAVYVDSMWNERVLPRIREKAVEADTLFGMLKEKPDTAIEKYGYRIEITAPFNFMVSGAAKVVSVNTESAASTISLDLTGPDGKPVEIQIGPVIKGTAVRDSMDFINFDDFTNQLEFANVSRELNNKIKAVVLNDLDREALQGKVVAFLGAFQWVEGKSILITPVELKPEE, encoded by the coding sequence ATGATGATAAGAGATTCAGCCCCACCGGTCTTCGGTCTTATGCTTGTCGTTTTTTTGACCTTCGGCAGCGGCTGTACCATTGTACGACACGATGATGAGCAGGAGAACGAGGATGGCGGGATTTCAATCTATTTCGACACCGGGGAATTCGATGCAGCAGTCTATGTCGATTCGATGTGGAATGAGCGTGTTTTGCCCCGAATCAGGGAGAAGGCAGTGGAAGCCGACACCCTTTTCGGCATGCTGAAGGAAAAACCTGATACGGCCATCGAGAAATATGGATATCGAATCGAGATTACCGCACCCTTTAATTTTATGGTAAGCGGTGCGGCAAAGGTTGTATCGGTCAACACCGAGTCGGCTGCATCCACCATCTCTCTCGACCTTACCGGTCCCGATGGTAAACCGGTCGAAATTCAGATAGGCCCTGTTATAAAGGGAACAGCCGTTCGGGACTCGATGGATTTTATTAATTTTGATGATTTTACCAATCAGCTGGAATTTGCCAATGTCTCCCGCGAACTGAATAACAAGATAAAGGCCGTGGTACTGAATGATCTTGATCGTGAGGCGCTTCAGGGAAAAGTAGTCGCCTTTCTCGGCGCCTTCCAGTGGGTGGAAGGCAAGAGCATCCTTATCACTCCCGTGGAACTAAAGCCGGAGGAATAG
- a CDS encoding L-fucose/L-arabinose isomerase family protein yields the protein MKIMEKKLTFGIIPATRNIFNAELALTDRRALLEILDKTGYDYVIPDEGQTTSGCIETYRDAKLCAELFDGHRGDIDGVIVILPNFGDELGVVNTLTMADLKVPVLVQAANDENDKVGILQRRDSFCGKISVCNNLYQYGIDFTDTTHHTCDLRSDEFLADLHRFAAVCRTVRGLRRARIGAIGARPAGFQTVRFSEKLLQASGITVVPIDLSEILASARSLGTSDPAVKSMREAIGAYGRIPKSISEEHILLQSRFSVAVNRFMEENELDASAIQCWDSLEYNYGCASCLTMSMMGEKQRPSACEMDVAGAVSMYTLLLASGNPPGFLDWNNNFDYGADTCVCTHCSNYPKSFMGSELEISNLDILGNTIGPDRCFGAIKGKVAPGYFTFFRISTDDRRGVIKSYLGEGAFTDDPYGMDGGIAVCKVKNLNNLLRHITRNGFEHHIAMSRGLVADIIEEATGRYLGWELYRHE from the coding sequence ATGAAAATCATGGAGAAAAAACTTACATTCGGTATCATTCCCGCTACACGGAATATCTTCAATGCCGAGCTTGCCCTGACCGACCGCAGGGCGCTTCTGGAGATCCTGGATAAAACCGGCTACGACTATGTCATCCCCGATGAAGGGCAGACCACCAGCGGCTGTATCGAGACATATCGGGATGCAAAACTCTGCGCGGAACTCTTCGACGGACACCGGGGTGATATCGACGGAGTCATCGTCATACTACCCAATTTCGGTGACGAGTTGGGGGTTGTGAATACCCTGACCATGGCGGATCTTAAGGTTCCCGTGTTGGTCCAGGCCGCAAATGATGAAAACGATAAGGTCGGTATCCTTCAGCGCAGAGATTCCTTCTGCGGAAAAATATCGGTATGCAATAATCTCTACCAGTACGGTATCGATTTTACCGACACGACCCACCATACCTGCGATCTTCGAAGCGATGAATTTCTTGCCGACCTTCACCGCTTTGCCGCCGTTTGTCGGACGGTTCGTGGCTTGCGAAGGGCCCGTATCGGAGCCATTGGAGCACGACCTGCCGGGTTCCAAACGGTCCGCTTTTCGGAGAAGCTGCTGCAGGCATCCGGTATAACGGTGGTGCCGATAGATCTCTCCGAGATCCTTGCTTCAGCCCGTTCCCTCGGGACCTCCGATCCCGCAGTGAAATCGATGCGTGAGGCCATAGGGGCCTATGGCAGGATTCCAAAGAGCATTTCCGAGGAGCATATTCTGCTTCAGTCCCGTTTCTCCGTTGCCGTGAATCGTTTCATGGAGGAAAACGAATTGGATGCCAGTGCCATACAGTGTTGGGACTCCCTGGAGTACAATTACGGCTGTGCTTCCTGCCTGACCATGAGTATGATGGGAGAGAAGCAAAGGCCCTCTGCCTGTGAGATGGATGTTGCCGGTGCTGTCTCTATGTATACCCTTCTTCTTGCATCCGGGAATCCCCCGGGATTCCTCGACTGGAATAACAATTTCGATTACGGCGCCGATACCTGCGTCTGTACCCACTGCTCGAACTACCCGAAGAGTTTCATGGGAAGCGAGCTGGAGATCTCCAACCTCGACATTTTGGGCAATACCATCGGGCCCGACCGCTGTTTTGGTGCGATTAAGGGAAAGGTTGCACCCGGATATTTTACCTTCTTTCGAATTTCCACCGATGATCGCAGAGGTGTGATAAAATCCTATCTGGGTGAGGGGGCCTTTACCGACGATCCCTACGGCATGGACGGGGGAATTGCGGTCTGTAAGGTCAAAAATTTGAACAACCTGCTTCGCCACATCACGCGGAATGGCTTTGAGCATCATATTGCCATGAGCCGGGGGCTTGTCGCCGATATTATTGAGGAAGCGACGGGGCGTTATCTCGGCTGGGAGCTGTATCGCCACGAATAG
- a CDS encoding RbsD/FucU family protein: MLKGIPKILPPDLLKILMEMGHGDDLVIGDGNFPHASCAKRLVRCDGHNVPEVLDAILQLFPLDTFVEKPAGLLEVVPGDSTKPKRWDEFRSIVKRHHTGFTDFEYIERFAFYERAKSAYAVVSTGDQALYACIILKKGVLPGE; this comes from the coding sequence ATGCTGAAAGGTATTCCCAAGATCCTTCCCCCGGATCTTTTGAAAATTTTGATGGAGATGGGACATGGAGACGATCTTGTCATCGGAGACGGGAACTTCCCCCATGCATCATGCGCAAAACGGCTTGTGCGCTGCGACGGGCACAATGTGCCCGAGGTGCTTGACGCGATCCTCCAGCTTTTTCCTCTTGATACCTTTGTAGAAAAACCGGCGGGGCTCCTTGAGGTGGTTCCCGGCGATTCGACAAAGCCGAAACGGTGGGATGAGTTCCGAAGTATCGTAAAACGTCACCATACAGGCTTTACCGATTTTGAGTATATTGAGCGCTTTGCCTTCTACGAACGGGCCAAATCCGCATACGCGGTGGTTTCCACCGGTGATCAGGCGTTGTATGCATGCATCATACTCAAGAAAGGGGTCCTTCCCGGAGAATAA
- a CDS encoding sugar ABC transporter ATP-binding protein, with product MAKQQEDEIILQAKGIYKKYPGTIALSNVDFTVYRGKVNVLVGENGAGKSTLMKILAGVEQPSSGDIFLKSEKCRFFSPNDAAARGISIIYQEMNLFPNLNVSDNIFIAREKIKKGGRVDYGSQEEFTALLMKKLKQDIDPRVLVSSLRIGQQQIVEIAKALAQNAEILIMDEPTSALSTSEVDILFEMIDELRAHGVTIVYISHRLEELLQIGDYITVLRDGRLVTESTIASIDLQWIVKQMVGGESDEIFTGEAHALGDTILECKHIYLPREGEGYSVRDVSFALHAGEILGIYGLMGAGRSELLETLIGEHPEATGEVYLKGEKILSTTIAGRIRDGFALIPEDRQREGLVPTMSVADNMTLASLFRLAIKGIHLRKKDEQGEVDRLIREMSLKTAGSAVLVSSLSGGNQQKVVIGKSLLTQPQILLMDEPTRGIDVAAKGEVFSIMNRLARQGLGIIFVTSEIRELRAISDRILVMSKGAVTGIFPREEASEEALVEASAVGHITTAVREGRN from the coding sequence ATGGCGAAACAGCAAGAAGACGAGATTATCCTTCAGGCAAAAGGAATCTACAAGAAATACCCTGGAACGATTGCCCTGAGTAATGTTGATTTTACCGTATATCGTGGAAAGGTGAATGTCCTTGTGGGAGAAAACGGTGCGGGAAAATCAACCTTGATGAAGATTCTCGCAGGAGTTGAACAGCCAAGTTCCGGCGATATCTTCCTAAAGAGCGAAAAATGCCGTTTCTTCTCTCCGAACGATGCCGCGGCCAGGGGAATTTCCATTATATATCAGGAGATGAATCTCTTCCCCAATCTCAACGTCAGCGACAATATTTTCATTGCAAGGGAAAAGATCAAAAAGGGCGGACGAGTGGATTACGGCTCTCAGGAGGAGTTTACCGCTTTACTCATGAAAAAGCTGAAACAGGATATCGATCCCCGGGTCTTGGTGAGTTCTTTGAGGATCGGCCAGCAGCAGATTGTGGAGATTGCCAAGGCTCTTGCCCAGAATGCAGAGATTCTTATCATGGATGAGCCGACCTCGGCCCTCTCTACAAGTGAGGTCGATATACTGTTCGAGATGATCGATGAACTGAGGGCCCACGGGGTTACCATCGTCTATATATCGCATAGGCTGGAAGAACTTTTGCAGATCGGTGACTATATTACCGTTCTGCGGGATGGGCGCCTTGTTACGGAAAGTACGATAGCCTCCATCGATCTTCAGTGGATTGTTAAGCAGATGGTGGGCGGAGAGTCGGATGAGATTTTTACCGGAGAGGCCCATGCTCTTGGTGATACGATTCTTGAGTGTAAACACATCTATCTCCCCCGGGAGGGAGAGGGCTACAGCGTCCGCGATGTTTCCTTTGCGCTTCATGCCGGTGAAATTCTCGGTATCTACGGTTTGATGGGTGCGGGCCGGTCGGAACTGCTTGAGACGCTCATCGGGGAGCATCCTGAGGCTACCGGCGAGGTGTATCTCAAAGGGGAGAAGATCCTAAGCACCACCATCGCCGGAAGAATCCGGGATGGTTTTGCACTTATCCCTGAGGACCGGCAGCGGGAAGGTTTGGTTCCGACCATGTCGGTGGCGGATAATATGACTCTCGCCAGTCTCTTTCGCCTCGCTATAAAGGGAATCCATCTTCGGAAAAAGGATGAGCAGGGAGAGGTTGATCGCCTTATTCGTGAGATGTCCCTGAAGACCGCCGGTTCAGCGGTTTTGGTAAGCAGTCTTTCCGGAGGAAATCAGCAAAAGGTCGTAATAGGGAAAAGCCTCCTGACCCAACCCCAGATCCTTCTGATGGACGAACCTACACGGGGAATAGATGTGGCCGCCAAGGGGGAAGTTTTTTCCATCATGAACAGGCTTGCCAGGCAGGGACTCGGCATCATTTTTGTCACCAGCGAAATTAGAGAGTTACGTGCGATTTCCGATCGCATTCTCGTTATGTCGAAGGGGGCGGTGACCGGCATCTTCCCCCGGGAAGAGGCAAGTGAAGAGGCCCTTGTCGAGGCTTCGGCCGTGGGGCACATCACCACCGCTGTGCGGGAAGGCCGGAACTAA
- the asnA gene encoding aspartate--ammonia ligase: MIDGYKQQLGLMATERGIKLIKDTFEQELSRGLDLQRVSAPKFLEVGDGLQDDLAGTQEPVSFRVKHRPANIEIVHSLAKWKRMALSRYGFAPDTGLYTDMDAIRKDEDVSEIHSIYVDQWDWEKRITPEYRNLDYLKETVRSIYLAMRKTEQIVHEAFPIIEPRMPHQITFIHSAELEKRWPEHTPKEREELAAKEYGAFFLIGIGAKLASGKPHDLRAADYDDWITENSDGYQGLNGDIIVFDHTRGRAMELSSMGIRVSPESLKAQLSEMGQEERLSWSFHRGVIDGSIPLSIGGGIGQSRLCMLRLHKMHIGEVQASIWPDSMIEEYAKIGVSFL, from the coding sequence ATGATCGACGGATATAAACAACAGTTGGGATTAATGGCTACCGAACGTGGTATTAAACTGATCAAGGATACCTTTGAGCAGGAGCTTTCCAGAGGACTCGATCTGCAGAGAGTCAGCGCCCCCAAATTCCTCGAGGTAGGAGACGGGCTTCAAGACGACCTTGCAGGAACCCAGGAACCGGTCAGTTTCCGAGTAAAACACCGCCCGGCTAACATCGAAATCGTACATAGCCTTGCAAAATGGAAAAGAATGGCCCTTTCCAGATACGGTTTTGCTCCTGATACGGGCCTGTACACCGATATGGATGCGATACGAAAGGATGAGGATGTCAGCGAAATCCACAGCATCTACGTCGACCAATGGGACTGGGAAAAACGCATCACCCCTGAATATCGAAATTTGGACTACCTGAAGGAAACGGTGCGTTCGATCTATCTTGCAATGCGAAAGACAGAGCAGATTGTCCACGAAGCATTTCCTATCATCGAACCTCGAATGCCTCATCAGATTACCTTCATCCACTCCGCCGAATTGGAAAAACGATGGCCGGAACATACCCCAAAAGAACGCGAGGAGCTGGCTGCAAAGGAGTATGGAGCCTTCTTTCTCATCGGCATCGGTGCAAAACTTGCATCGGGTAAGCCCCACGATCTGAGGGCTGCCGACTACGACGACTGGATCACCGAAAACAGCGACGGCTATCAGGGGCTGAACGGCGACATCATTGTCTTTGATCACACCAGAGGGCGGGCCATGGAACTCTCCTCCATGGGGATTCGAGTCTCCCCGGAATCGCTGAAGGCCCAGCTCAGTGAGATGGGTCAGGAAGAGCGGCTCTCCTGGAGCTTCCACCGGGGTGTTATCGACGGATCTATTCCCCTCTCCATCGGGGGAGGAATAGGACAGAGCAGGCTCTGTATGTTGCGGCTTCATAAGATGCACATCGGAGAGGTTCAGGCAAGTATCTGGCCGGACTCAATGATCGAAGAATACGCAAAAATCGGGGTCTCCTTTCTATAG
- a CDS encoding transketolase family protein, translated as MKAGLRETMVEVMTEEAEKGKNLVVMVSDSTSTSKIQPFQEKFPEKLVNVGIAEQNLIGAAAGMALGGMIPITANAAPFLIGRSNEQVKNDICYSNTNVKLVGLNPGFAYGPLGPTHHCIDDISIMRGFGNITIFAPQDPREVRALFHYLLSHEGPAYIRLDSLSCENLPGTSEIFKPGALTFHRGGRGDDSDLAIICLGTASHAGLAAAERLAAEGINAAVVGISSIRPIDRGALSAVMASCGRVLTVEEHSAHGGIGSLAAEVIAENGLSAILRRLAVPEGQFAPASPVPAIRKGYQLDSEGIVAATHAFLRETRKDD; from the coding sequence ATGAAAGCGGGATTACGAGAAACAATGGTCGAAGTAATGACCGAAGAGGCCGAAAAGGGTAAAAACCTTGTGGTCATGGTGAGCGACTCGACTTCAACATCAAAAATACAACCCTTTCAGGAAAAATTTCCGGAGAAGTTGGTGAATGTCGGTATTGCGGAACAAAATCTGATCGGTGCGGCGGCTGGGATGGCTCTGGGAGGAATGATTCCGATAACAGCGAATGCCGCCCCTTTTCTGATCGGCCGATCAAACGAGCAGGTCAAGAATGATATCTGCTACTCAAATACCAACGTAAAGCTTGTCGGACTCAATCCAGGCTTCGCCTATGGCCCCCTCGGTCCGACCCACCACTGCATCGACGACATATCGATCATGAGAGGCTTTGGAAATATTACGATCTTTGCCCCCCAGGATCCGAGAGAGGTCCGTGCCCTCTTTCACTACCTTCTTTCCCATGAGGGACCAGCCTATATTCGTCTCGATTCCCTCAGCTGCGAAAACCTGCCGGGCACATCGGAAATCTTCAAACCCGGGGCCCTAACCTTCCATAGAGGAGGAAGGGGGGACGATTCCGACCTTGCAATCATCTGTCTCGGTACCGCCTCTCATGCAGGCCTTGCCGCGGCCGAACGCCTCGCAGCCGAGGGCATTAATGCGGCAGTTGTCGGAATATCCTCCATTCGTCCCATAGACAGGGGGGCCCTTTCAGCGGTGATGGCAAGCTGCGGCAGGGTCCTTACCGTGGAAGAACACTCCGCTCATGGGGGAATAGGGAGCCTTGCGGCGGAAGTGATTGCGGAAAACGGGCTGTCGGCCATACTCAGGCGGCTTGCGGTACCGGAAGGCCAGTTTGCTCCCGCAAGTCCCGTTCCGGCGATTCGAAAAGGCTATCAGCTCGACAGCGAGGGAATCGTGGCTGCAACACATGCATTTCTCCGGGAAACAAGGAAGGACGATTGA
- a CDS encoding ABC transporter permease has product MKNNKQNISIGMILMQARTFIALFILTVAFTLLLSNRGINFLSPINLLTVTKHVAITAILGIGMTFVIITGGIDLSVGSIVGLCGMIAGGLIHEGLNLPMFRMTIYYHVWVIIILTLVLGTLIGLVNGLVITRFNVAPFIGTLGMMYIARGFANIRSGGATFPNLQGQPRLGNTGFPFLGAGKIIGIPVSIWILIIILAIGIYVAKKTPLGRHIYAIGGNARAARLSGVKVKRITTIVYAFSGFCSAIVGLIIASQLVAAHPATGETYEMSAIAAAVLGGTSLSGGIGTIGGTIIGAFVMGVLGDGLVMMGVSEFWQNVIKGVVIVAAVIFDQMQQQMKARSSVSLTGGETKKREEAEIA; this is encoded by the coding sequence ATGAAAAACAATAAACAGAATATCTCGATCGGTATGATTCTGATGCAGGCGCGTACCTTTATCGCTTTGTTCATTCTTACCGTTGCCTTTACGTTGCTGTTGTCGAATCGGGGGATCAATTTCCTTTCGCCGATAAACCTCCTTACCGTCACGAAGCATGTGGCGATTACGGCAATCCTCGGCATCGGCATGACTTTTGTCATCATCACCGGAGGGATCGACCTCTCCGTCGGTTCCATTGTCGGCCTTTGCGGCATGATTGCGGGAGGTTTGATCCATGAGGGCCTAAATCTTCCGATGTTTCGCATGACGATCTACTATCATGTATGGGTCATTATCATTCTGACCCTGGTCCTCGGTACCTTGATCGGGCTTGTCAACGGTCTTGTGATAACACGCTTCAATGTGGCCCCATTTATCGGGACCCTCGGCATGATGTATATAGCCAGGGGCTTTGCTAATATTCGCTCAGGTGGTGCCACCTTCCCCAATCTTCAGGGACAGCCACGGCTTGGGAACACCGGATTTCCCTTCCTCGGTGCCGGAAAGATCATCGGTATTCCCGTTTCAATCTGGATTCTGATCATCATCCTTGCCATTGGTATTTATGTGGCCAAAAAGACGCCTCTGGGCAGGCACATTTACGCCATCGGGGGCAACGCCAGGGCTGCCAGGTTGTCCGGGGTAAAGGTGAAGCGAATAACCACGATTGTCTACGCCTTTTCCGGCTTCTGTTCCGCCATCGTGGGACTTATCATCGCATCGCAGCTTGTTGCCGCCCATCCTGCAACCGGTGAAACCTATGAGATGTCTGCAATCGCGGCTGCCGTTCTCGGCGGGACCAGCCTTTCGGGTGGCATCGGGACCATCGGCGGAACCATTATCGGTGCCTTTGTCATGGGGGTCCTGGGCGATGGTTTGGTGATGATGGGGGTTTCCGAGTTCTGGCAGAATGTTATCAAGGGAGTCGTTATTGTTGCGGCTGTTATCTTCGATCAGATGCAGCAGCAGATGAAGGCGCGTTCGTCGGTCTCGCTGACCGGCGGCGAAACAAAAAAACGTGAGGAGGCGGAGATCGCATGA
- a CDS encoding transketolase: MKNKYRLSHSEIAIKARSIRKKIIEMNAHAGAGHTGTDLSEVDILATLYFHILNVDSERPDDPDRDRFILSKGHGAGGYYCTLAEAGFIEEELLQTYLQADSKLPGHPVRQKTAGVELNTGALGHGLPVAFGLALAAKKQNKSWKSYVLLGDGELGEGSNWEAAMAASHYKLDNLTAIIDRNTLQLADRTEKIMGLEPLADKWKAFGFEVHHADGNDPQSLLECFASLEVGNNRPKLIIARTTKGKGISFIEDKAAWHHRIPVGNEVFAAIKELE, from the coding sequence ATGAAAAATAAATACCGGCTGTCTCACTCCGAAATAGCCATAAAAGCACGTAGTATCAGAAAAAAAATCATCGAAATGAACGCTCACGCGGGGGCGGGACATACAGGTACGGATCTTTCCGAGGTCGATATCCTGGCGACTCTCTACTTTCATATCCTGAATGTCGACAGCGAAAGGCCTGATGACCCTGATAGGGATCGTTTTATCCTCAGCAAGGGACATGGAGCCGGAGGCTATTATTGCACCCTCGCCGAAGCAGGATTCATCGAAGAAGAACTGCTGCAAACCTATTTGCAGGCGGATTCGAAATTACCGGGACATCCCGTCAGGCAGAAAACAGCCGGAGTGGAATTGAATACGGGAGCTCTCGGCCACGGTCTCCCGGTAGCCTTTGGCCTTGCTCTCGCGGCCAAAAAGCAAAACAAGAGTTGGAAAAGCTACGTCTTGCTCGGAGATGGGGAACTGGGCGAGGGCTCGAACTGGGAGGCTGCCATGGCGGCAAGTCATTACAAGCTGGACAATCTCACGGCGATTATCGACCGCAACACCCTGCAGCTTGCCGACCGTACCGAGAAAATTATGGGGCTTGAGCCTCTGGCCGATAAGTGGAAGGCCTTTGGTTTCGAGGTACATCATGCTGATGGAAATGATCCCCAGTCATTACTGGAATGTTTTGCCAGTCTCGAGGTGGGAAATAATAGGCCGAAACTCATTATTGCCCGAACCACAAAGGGGAAAGGGATATCGTTTATTGAAGATAAGGCAGCCTGGCACCACAGGATTCCAGTGGGCAACGAAGTGTTTGCCGCAATCAAGGAGTTGGAATAA
- a CDS encoding FGGY family carbohydrate kinase: MKEAALLSIDQGTSGSKAILFGLSGKLVAKVTVATRQRYPQAGFVEQDPEELYRSVIQAVETAVKQYEGEGGDRRTIRCCGISNQRETFLLWDPEGKPLRPAVVWQCKRSVAVCSRLEEEGYGDDLTRRTGLIIDPYFSGTKLTAILEQENDIAEQVHAGKAFFGTVDSWLLFRLTGGAYASDFTNASRTLFMNLDSLSWDEEMIALLSAEGLRLPELGPSSRIFGTSDFEGIFPSPIPISAMIGDSHAAAFGERCFSSGNAKATLGTGSSILMNTGSQRPVSKNGMVATICWSAGDRVDYALEGIIVSCGSTITWMRDQLGLFDESRDSDILAESVASSEGVCLIPAFSGLGAPYWKMDQKGMITGLTFASSKAHVVRAGLESIAFQIKDVITAMEADSGITLRSLKADGGLTVSNFTLSLIASLLQVPVTAIDVKEASALGAGLLAALGAGIFSSIDEIAAIPYNSVDHKPKASPSALEAYALWKQTIRTL; the protein is encoded by the coding sequence ATGAAGGAAGCTGCACTCCTCTCCATCGACCAGGGAACCAGCGGCTCCAAAGCTATTCTATTCGGCCTAAGCGGGAAGCTGGTGGCCAAGGTAACCGTGGCCACTAGGCAGAGGTATCCACAGGCAGGGTTTGTTGAGCAAGATCCCGAGGAACTCTATCGATCGGTTATACAAGCGGTGGAAACTGCGGTAAAACAGTACGAAGGGGAAGGCGGAGACAGAAGGACCATTCGCTGCTGCGGGATCTCAAACCAGAGAGAGACCTTTCTTCTCTGGGATCCTGAAGGAAAGCCTCTTCGCCCTGCCGTGGTCTGGCAGTGTAAAAGGTCGGTTGCCGTCTGTTCCAGGCTTGAGGAGGAAGGATACGGCGACGATCTTACCCGGCGGACAGGGCTTATCATCGATCCCTATTTTTCGGGAACAAAGCTGACGGCCATACTGGAGCAGGAGAACGATATTGCCGAACAGGTACACGCCGGCAAGGCCTTCTTCGGGACGGTGGATAGCTGGTTGCTTTTCAGACTTACCGGGGGAGCGTATGCAAGCGACTTTACCAACGCCTCCAGAACCCTCTTCATGAACCTCGACTCCCTAAGCTGGGATGAAGAGATGATTGCGCTTCTTTCCGCAGAGGGCCTAAGGCTTCCTGAACTCGGCCCTTCTTCACGAATATTCGGTACAAGTGATTTCGAAGGGATTTTCCCTTCTCCCATTCCCATCAGCGCGATGATAGGCGATTCCCATGCCGCAGCCTTCGGTGAACGCTGCTTCTCTTCGGGCAACGCCAAGGCTACCCTGGGAACGGGGTCCTCGATCCTCATGAATACCGGTTCACAGCGTCCGGTTTCGAAAAACGGCATGGTTGCAACCATATGCTGGAGTGCAGGTGACAGGGTCGACTACGCCCTTGAAGGTATTATCGTCTCCTGCGGGTCGACCATAACCTGGATGCGCGATCAACTCGGACTTTTCGACGAGAGCCGCGATTCCGATATCCTGGCCGAAAGCGTAGCAAGCAGCGAGGGCGTATGCCTCATCCCGGCCTTCTCAGGCCTGGGGGCCCCCTATTGGAAGATGGATCAGAAAGGGATGATCACCGGCCTTACCTTCGCAAGCAGCAAGGCCCATGTCGTTCGAGCGGGACTCGAATCGATTGCCTTCCAGATCAAGGATGTGATAACGGCAATGGAAGCCGACAGCGGCATAACGCTTCGAAGCCTCAAGGCAGACGGGGGACTGACAGTCAGCAACTTCACCCTCTCGCTGATAGCCTCACTATTGCAAGTGCCGGTAACAGCCATCGACGTAAAAGAGGCATCCGCCCTTGGAGCGGGCTTGCTCGCAGCTCTCGGTGCAGGAATTTTTTCGAGTATTGATGAAATCGCGGCAATACCCTACAATTCTGTCGACCACAAGCCGAAAGCCAGCCCTTCAGCCCTTGAGGCCTATGCTTTGTGGAAACAGACAATAAGGACATTATAG